Proteins encoded in a region of the Paenibacillus sp. E222 genome:
- a CDS encoding serine/threonine protein kinase has product MRYPARLERGSLLGGRYRIVSILGSGGMSHVYEAEDLKLPGRTWAIKESVTAMPYEGSMESEAALLTSLRHPRLPQIVDFFVPDEHGYTYLVMEYIEGLTLSDYFKQCRGKIPLEHMTEFVLQLLDVLSYLHSLDPPVIYRDLKPSNIMITPEHEVRLIDFGIARSYKAQRVDDTVKLGTAGFAAPEQYGSGQTDARSDLYGLGALLLYLMTCGTYTEWIQGVESSIRSDAPRTYIPVVRRLLRLNPNERFQSADEVRKELLRRPGIASVSSETTVTISGGTRVIALTGASSGVGVTHTAIAISHYLERQNFKVAIIEMSPRSQSFARIQQVAHAGKPVPAGRQFAVDGVHYWKQSGRADILSLLGGSYQFIVMDLGSGQDQNRLEEFLRADLPIVIGSGAEWRQAEIGSFVRSHNRYPRDKWIYCLPLAAADAVQRMRKTLDTSSVYGLPLHIDPFDREPQVDKVFAHILTHMIGQLPKKRSFFARKRVHD; this is encoded by the coding sequence ATGAGATATCCGGCCAGGCTCGAGCGTGGAAGCCTGCTGGGAGGAAGATATCGTATCGTATCCATTCTCGGTTCGGGTGGAATGAGCCATGTATATGAAGCAGAGGATTTGAAATTACCAGGCAGAACCTGGGCGATCAAAGAAAGCGTGACGGCGATGCCATACGAAGGCAGTATGGAGTCTGAAGCTGCTCTCCTGACATCTCTGAGGCATCCCAGATTGCCGCAAATCGTAGATTTTTTTGTCCCGGATGAGCACGGGTATACCTATCTTGTGATGGAGTACATTGAGGGGTTGACACTTAGTGACTATTTCAAGCAATGTCGCGGGAAGATTCCGCTTGAACATATGACGGAGTTTGTGCTTCAGTTGCTGGATGTATTAAGTTATTTGCACAGTCTGGACCCGCCTGTCATCTACCGGGATTTGAAACCATCCAACATTATGATTACACCGGAACATGAAGTCAGACTAATTGATTTTGGGATAGCGCGGAGTTATAAAGCACAAAGAGTCGATGATACGGTTAAATTGGGAACGGCCGGCTTCGCTGCACCCGAACAATATGGTTCAGGGCAGACGGATGCACGTTCTGACCTGTACGGGCTTGGAGCATTGCTGCTCTATCTCATGACTTGTGGGACATATACGGAATGGATTCAGGGAGTAGAGAGTTCCATTCGCAGTGATGCTCCGCGTACCTATATTCCTGTTGTGAGAAGGCTGTTGCGATTGAATCCGAATGAACGCTTTCAATCGGCTGATGAAGTTCGTAAGGAGCTGCTGCGCAGACCGGGAATAGCGTCTGTAAGTTCAGAAACGACAGTGACGATAAGCGGAGGGACCAGAGTAATCGCTTTGACGGGGGCATCATCTGGAGTTGGAGTTACGCATACGGCCATAGCCATCAGTCACTATCTGGAGCGGCAGAACTTCAAAGTGGCCATAATCGAGATGTCACCACGTTCCCAATCGTTTGCACGGATTCAACAAGTGGCGCATGCAGGTAAACCCGTGCCAGCAGGCAGACAGTTTGCAGTAGATGGTGTACATTACTGGAAACAATCGGGACGTGCAGACATCCTATCTTTATTGGGAGGCAGCTATCAGTTCATTGTGATGGATCTGGGCAGTGGTCAGGATCAGAACCGGCTAGAAGAGTTTCTCAGAGCCGACTTGCCCATTGTTATAGGTTCGGGTGCCGAATGGAGACAAGCGGAGATTGGATCTTTTGTCCGTTCACACAATCGGTACCCAAGAGACAAATGGATCTACTGTCTGCCACTGGCAGCAGCTGACGCCGTTCAGCGCATGCGCAAAACGTTGGACACTTCGAGTGTATATGGATTGCCTTTACATATCGATCCCTTTGATCGTGAACCACAGGTGGATAAGGTTTTTGCTCATATTCTGACTCATATGATTGGGCAGCTTCCTAAGAAACGTTCATTCTTTGCAAGAAAAAGAGTACATGATTAG
- a CDS encoding deoxyribonuclease IV, whose amino-acid sequence MRPKSGIGAHVSTRGGFLQAAKRAYDMGATAFQYFPKNPRSLGLKELDLKDAEQCRDWCETQGISSIAHSPYPTNPALGRTRGEAGFHATIASIQNDLHIADACGSVGTVVHFGHLKSNEPLEGYQNLISCLDTALADWNGQAKVLLENQAGDHGPMGTTMEELIQIRKLSRYPEHIAFCFDTCHAFASGMWTSGNETSMLEKGRLLGYWDALAAVHFNDSKYPSGSCKDRHARIGQGYIGKKAMQELLCAPEFQQAVVVLETESGEDGTHRGDIELMRSWL is encoded by the coding sequence ATGAGGCCTAAAAGCGGAATCGGGGCACATGTCAGCACCAGAGGTGGATTTCTACAGGCAGCCAAACGGGCATATGATATGGGGGCTACGGCATTTCAATATTTTCCGAAGAACCCGCGGAGCCTTGGCTTGAAAGAACTGGACCTCAAAGATGCTGAACAGTGTCGGGATTGGTGTGAGACGCAAGGGATATCTTCCATTGCCCACTCACCCTATCCCACGAATCCGGCTTTGGGCAGAACCCGAGGAGAGGCGGGTTTTCATGCAACCATCGCATCGATACAAAATGATCTGCATATTGCAGATGCCTGTGGTTCAGTAGGGACTGTAGTTCACTTTGGACATCTCAAGAGCAATGAACCACTTGAAGGATATCAGAATCTCATATCCTGTCTGGATACCGCTTTAGCAGATTGGAATGGACAGGCTAAGGTTCTGCTTGAAAATCAGGCTGGAGATCATGGTCCCATGGGGACAACGATGGAAGAATTGATACAGATTCGTAAGCTAAGCCGGTATCCTGAACATATTGCTTTTTGTTTTGACACGTGTCATGCTTTTGCTTCAGGCATGTGGACGTCAGGCAATGAGACATCCATGCTGGAGAAAGGCAGATTGTTGGGATATTGGGATGCTCTTGCGGCTGTTCACTTTAATGATTCGAAATATCCTTCCGGTTCATGCAAGGACAGACATGCACGGATTGGACAGGGTTATATAGGAAAAAAAGCGATGCAGGAACTGTTATGTGCGCCTGAATTTCAGCAAGCAGTAGTTGTGCTGGAAACCGAATCAGGCGAAGATGGAACACACCGTGGAGACATTGAGCTCATGCGTTCCTGGCTTTAA
- a CDS encoding TIGR01457 family HAD-type hydrolase → MIKAYLIDLDGTLYHGRHRIEGADKLIQTLNEQGMPYLFVTNNSSRTPQGVADHLNGMGIPADASQVCTSAVAAAEYVAQESPGAKVACIGEEGLLQAIEAAGLTLTDDEPEYVIQGIDREFSYHKLTKALRWINGGSKSVMTNPDLQLPSDDGLTPGAGTIGAAIEAATGVHPTVIGKPSSIIMKSAISRLNLKSDEVAVIGDNMRTDIAAGAAAGCETMLVLTGITTRDNMDSHIQATKVRPDHVFEDLHKLIEWLSQTTSQASKKG, encoded by the coding sequence ATGATTAAGGCCTATCTGATCGACCTGGACGGTACGCTCTATCATGGCAGACATCGTATCGAAGGAGCCGATAAGCTTATTCAGACATTGAATGAACAAGGCATGCCTTATTTGTTTGTGACTAATAATTCTTCGCGTACTCCGCAAGGTGTGGCAGATCATCTGAACGGGATGGGTATCCCTGCCGATGCATCACAGGTATGTACTTCTGCGGTGGCGGCTGCGGAATACGTGGCCCAAGAGTCTCCAGGTGCGAAAGTGGCTTGTATCGGAGAAGAGGGGCTGTTGCAAGCTATAGAAGCTGCAGGGCTTACACTAACGGATGATGAACCTGAATACGTAATACAAGGGATTGATCGTGAATTTTCCTATCATAAATTGACCAAAGCGCTCCGCTGGATCAACGGTGGTTCTAAATCTGTCATGACCAACCCGGACTTGCAACTTCCTTCTGATGATGGACTTACGCCAGGAGCGGGAACGATTGGGGCAGCGATAGAAGCTGCAACCGGAGTTCACCCTACCGTCATTGGCAAACCTTCAAGTATTATTATGAAGTCTGCCATTAGCCGATTGAACTTAAAGTCTGATGAAGTTGCTGTAATCGGAGACAATATGCGTACAGATATTGCGGCAGGAGCTGCGGCAGGATGCGAGACAATGCTGGTTCTTACCGGAATAACGACACGAGACAATATGGATAGTCACATCCAGGCGACCAAGGTTCGTCCTGATCATGTGTTTGAAGATTTGCATAAACTGATTGAGTGGCTGTCGCAGACGACAAGCCAAGCATCCAAGAAGGGGTAG
- a CDS encoding co-chaperone YbbN yields the protein MKPITTKMLMRGVWEGMPQAVFIYTPLCGTCAAARRMLEIAEHLLPEGILTEMNIHDIPELVQQFQISSVPAVMLFDGEHDVPRMVYRMNSVEHLLGEIRKAVLK from the coding sequence ATGAAGCCGATTACGACCAAAATGTTAATGCGTGGAGTATGGGAAGGCATGCCTCAGGCTGTATTTATCTATACCCCGCTGTGCGGAACTTGCGCAGCAGCACGTCGAATGCTTGAGATCGCCGAACATCTGCTGCCCGAAGGGATTCTGACCGAGATGAATATTCACGATATCCCGGAACTTGTTCAGCAGTTTCAGATTTCAAGCGTGCCTGCGGTTATGCTGTTTGATGGAGAACATGATGTGCCCAGAATGGTCTATCGGATGAACTCTGTTGAGCATCTGTTAGGGGAAATCCGAAAGGCGGTGCTAAAATGA
- a CDS encoding Fpg/Nei family DNA glycosylase: MPELPEMENYRTLLSEKILDLPITGVVVNREKSINIDPDVFTRELTGNRIIFVERRAKHLIFHLANGKRLVLHLMLGGMIFWGTEAERPDRSTQVEIQFGEYTLFFIGLRLGYLHLLTSKETEEAMSDLGPEPLDRRMNAERFAALLKGRRGTLKTTLVNQHIIAGIGNCYSDEIAFAAGLRPSSKTQNIAASPELTARLYHSVQSVLREAASEGGYMEMPLMQGDTKTGSFDEQCRVYDREGETCPRCGGTIARVEITGKKAFFCPDCQHEA; encoded by the coding sequence ATGCCAGAATTGCCGGAAATGGAAAACTACCGGACCTTGCTGTCCGAGAAAATACTCGATTTGCCGATTACAGGTGTGGTGGTTAACCGTGAAAAGTCGATTAATATCGATCCTGATGTGTTCACACGTGAACTGACAGGCAATCGTATCATATTTGTAGAGCGCCGGGCCAAACATCTGATCTTTCACCTGGCTAATGGTAAGCGGCTTGTCCTGCACCTCATGCTGGGTGGAATGATTTTCTGGGGCACAGAAGCTGAACGTCCTGATCGCTCCACTCAAGTGGAAATTCAGTTTGGAGAATATACGTTATTCTTTATCGGGCTCCGTTTAGGATATCTGCATCTGCTTACTTCCAAAGAGACGGAAGAGGCTATGTCTGACCTTGGACCTGAACCTCTTGATCGGCGCATGAATGCAGAACGTTTTGCTGCCCTGTTGAAAGGACGTCGGGGGACACTCAAAACTACACTGGTCAACCAGCACATTATTGCAGGCATCGGAAATTGTTATTCAGATGAGATTGCATTTGCAGCAGGCCTGAGACCAAGCTCCAAGACGCAAAATATTGCCGCTTCGCCTGAACTCACAGCACGTTTGTACCATTCTGTGCAATCCGTGTTGCGGGAAGCTGCATCGGAAGGCGGTTATATGGAAATGCCGCTGATGCAGGGAGACACCAAGACGGGAAGTTTTGACGAGCAGTGTCGAGTGTATGATCGTGAAGGGGAAACTTGCCCTCGTTGTGGGGGAACGATAGCACGCGTGGAAATTACGGGCAAGAAGGCTTTTTTCTGTCCGGATTGCCAGCATGAGGCCTAA
- a CDS encoding SAF domain-containing protein produces MSKLRKQSRQLIYAGLTGAGAIGLLFGAYVIYNVKTMSDTRAEVEARYSSAYEQKEAELMQQWNSGAQGWVTIRDVEAGEPILPEDIKLIAVPDAQAPRNLWSSSKQMDGQVAKIELKKGTAITTEMVYEDTPAPPDLRNRELQVVLLPSSLIKGDIIDIRIQFPTGQDYILLSKKKVERLNAATLWITMTEEEILSLSSAIVDAYLHKASIYALTYVEPQFQTPAIPTYPANNEVLKLLESDPNLVRRAEVELARQVRSSLESSLAASISAPSQGVEQDVAQSSVSYNSRPGANNSSSTDGVIWNDGSGNGGATGSGSNDSSASASSTDEQKSLLTGGE; encoded by the coding sequence TTGTCTAAATTAAGAAAACAAAGCCGTCAACTGATTTATGCTGGGCTGACGGGAGCAGGAGCAATCGGTTTGCTGTTTGGGGCATATGTCATTTACAATGTCAAAACCATGAGTGATACGAGGGCTGAAGTGGAGGCCCGTTATTCATCAGCCTACGAACAAAAAGAAGCTGAATTGATGCAGCAGTGGAACTCAGGGGCACAGGGATGGGTGACAATACGGGATGTTGAAGCAGGAGAGCCGATATTGCCCGAGGATATCAAACTCATAGCCGTTCCAGATGCACAGGCACCAAGGAATCTGTGGTCCAGCTCCAAGCAGATGGATGGTCAAGTGGCGAAAATAGAATTAAAAAAGGGAACTGCCATTACAACTGAAATGGTGTATGAAGATACCCCGGCACCGCCGGATTTAAGAAACCGTGAACTACAGGTTGTGTTATTACCTTCTTCACTTATTAAGGGAGACATCATTGATATTCGTATTCAGTTTCCAACGGGTCAAGACTACATTCTCCTGTCCAAAAAGAAAGTCGAAAGATTAAATGCAGCTACACTATGGATTACGATGACGGAGGAGGAGATCCTGTCCCTTTCAAGTGCAATTGTAGATGCCTATTTACATAAAGCTTCAATCTATGCCTTAACCTACGTAGAACCACAGTTCCAGACACCAGCGATCCCGACATACCCTGCCAACAATGAGGTGTTAAAACTGCTGGAGAGTGATCCTAATCTTGTGCGGCGGGCTGAAGTCGAGTTGGCGCGGCAGGTACGAAGTTCGTTAGAAAGCTCACTCGCCGCATCCATCTCAGCGCCCTCCCAAGGTGTGGAGCAGGACGTTGCGCAGTCCTCCGTTTCATATAATAGTCGCCCTGGAGCGAATAACTCTTCATCTACTGATGGGGTCATCTGGAATGACGGTTCAGGTAACGGTGGAGCGACTGGAAGTGGCAGCAATGATTCTTCTGCGTCAGCTTCGAGTACGGATGAGCAGAAAAGCTTGCTGACGGGCGGGGAGTAA
- a CDS encoding ABC transporter ATP-binding protein, giving the protein MSVISMEHVSLRREDNQILDDVHLHVKKGEHWVILGRNGSGKTTLLEMMNGYMFPSQGRIEVLGNLYGQCDVREVRKEIGYISQTLIEKLTPRDPVWEVVATGAYAFLRFYQTIPDDVKAKAMKLLDEMGFAKLANHPLGTLSQGERKKVMLARSLMADPKLLIMDEPCAGLDLYEREKMLAEIDRLRKRNITVVYVTHHVEEIVPLFTHVALIRDGRIAAAGPKHEVLTQDTIKHTYDVPVDIQWDDGRPWIRVRSGG; this is encoded by the coding sequence ATGAGTGTAATCTCGATGGAGCATGTCTCTCTTAGACGGGAAGACAATCAGATTCTGGATGACGTTCATCTGCATGTTAAAAAAGGCGAGCATTGGGTGATTCTTGGGCGCAATGGTTCAGGTAAAACAACGCTGCTGGAAATGATGAATGGATATATGTTTCCCAGTCAGGGGCGCATTGAAGTATTGGGCAACCTTTATGGTCAATGTGACGTGCGGGAGGTACGGAAAGAGATTGGTTATATCAGTCAGACATTGATTGAGAAGCTGACACCTCGAGATCCGGTATGGGAAGTTGTCGCAACAGGAGCTTATGCTTTTTTGCGTTTCTATCAGACGATTCCGGATGATGTGAAAGCCAAAGCGATGAAACTGCTTGATGAAATGGGCTTTGCAAAACTGGCTAATCATCCGCTCGGCACCCTTTCTCAAGGGGAACGCAAAAAAGTAATGCTGGCTCGTTCATTGATGGCAGATCCCAAATTGCTGATTATGGACGAGCCTTGTGCTGGACTTGATTTATATGAACGTGAGAAAATGCTAGCCGAAATTGATCGATTGCGTAAGCGTAATATCACTGTCGTTTATGTAACGCATCACGTTGAAGAGATCGTACCTTTGTTCACACATGTGGCCTTGATCCGCGATGGACGTATTGCTGCGGCAGGTCCCAAACATGAAGTTTTAACACAAGATACAATTAAGCATACGTACGATGTTCCGGTTGATATCCAGTGGGATGATGGACGTCCCTGGATCCGCGTACGTTCTGGAGGGTAA
- a CDS encoding cyclic-phosphate processing receiver domain-containing protein, whose protein sequence is MHVFLDDYRACPKGFVLATNAEECLMLLREGDVDILSLDYELGPDSPNGGEVAASIVREGLFPRQIYLHTSSMYGKRQMYELLYSNKPDSVTVHNGPMSGEVMLRVAAGEES, encoded by the coding sequence ATGCATGTTTTTTTGGATGATTACCGGGCATGTCCGAAAGGGTTTGTTTTGGCTACCAATGCAGAAGAGTGCCTGATGCTGCTTAGAGAAGGTGATGTGGACATTCTATCTCTGGATTATGAATTGGGTCCAGATTCGCCGAATGGCGGAGAAGTTGCTGCTTCGATCGTCCGGGAAGGTTTGTTTCCACGTCAGATCTATTTGCACACGTCCAGCATGTATGGCAAACGTCAAATGTACGAATTGTTGTACAGCAATAAACCAGACTCTGTCACCGTCCATAATGGTCCGATGTCGGGTGAGGTTATGCTTCGTGTTGCTGCAGGAGAAGAAAGCTGA
- a CDS encoding SAM-dependent methyltransferase, producing MSTQSSWGEGDFSRFICTANHGFAPYAQEELRRTFGAVKSTVLVPGEILLAGLPIAEEEVAIKLLEESPTFLRHIQPVQFQENTEDSAQAMEKLISFVLNHTELTGTKVALQVRKTEGAFWQENAASLKQLLTEKLDDLGCEWVVRDADHVISVFVADDMLYAGVSRPDQNLSDWSGGAVRFQKEEGQISRAKFKLLEAEQTFGIDFTSFHKALDIGAAPGGWTSFLLERGLEVTAVDPAKMDATLLESPKLTFLKKNAGDVRFREGEFDLLVCDMSWSPKLMSRLISDLFYSLQSGGTAVVTVKLLHKKPLALIKEVIDTFERSRMQIQRSKQLFHNREEITLYMIKY from the coding sequence TTGAGTACACAGTCATCTTGGGGTGAAGGAGACTTCTCCCGTTTTATCTGCACAGCCAATCATGGCTTTGCGCCCTATGCTCAGGAGGAATTGCGCCGTACGTTTGGGGCAGTTAAGAGCACGGTACTCGTACCAGGTGAAATTCTGCTTGCCGGTCTTCCGATTGCGGAAGAAGAGGTAGCGATCAAGCTTTTGGAAGAAAGCCCGACGTTTTTACGTCATATTCAACCTGTTCAATTTCAGGAAAATACGGAAGATTCAGCGCAAGCAATGGAAAAATTGATTTCATTTGTGTTGAACCATACGGAGTTAACAGGCACTAAAGTTGCATTGCAGGTTCGTAAAACCGAAGGTGCCTTCTGGCAGGAAAACGCTGCTTCATTGAAACAGCTCTTGACTGAGAAGCTGGATGACCTTGGCTGTGAGTGGGTTGTCCGTGATGCGGATCATGTTATATCTGTCTTCGTTGCGGATGATATGTTATATGCCGGTGTATCCAGACCTGATCAAAATCTGTCGGACTGGAGTGGCGGAGCAGTTCGTTTTCAGAAGGAAGAGGGACAAATCTCTCGGGCCAAATTCAAATTGCTTGAAGCGGAGCAGACATTCGGCATCGACTTTACTTCTTTTCACAAAGCATTGGACATCGGTGCTGCACCAGGTGGATGGACCTCTTTCCTGCTTGAGCGCGGGCTTGAAGTTACAGCTGTTGATCCGGCCAAGATGGATGCAACCCTGCTGGAATCGCCAAAGCTCACCTTTTTGAAAAAAAATGCAGGTGATGTACGTTTCCGTGAAGGAGAATTTGATCTGCTCGTATGTGATATGAGCTGGAGTCCCAAGCTGATGAGCCGTCTTATATCAGACCTGTTTTATAGCCTTCAATCAGGGGGAACAGCAGTTGTGACCGTGAAGTTACTGCATAAGAAGCCGCTTGCGTTGATTAAAGAAGTCATCGATACATTTGAGCGCTCCCGGATGCAGATTCAGCGTTCCAAACAGTTGTTTCACAACCGTGAAGAAATCACGCTATATATGATTAAGTATTAA
- the rnz gene encoding ribonuclease Z, whose product MELYFLGTNAGVPTLQRNVTSIGLRMLDERRALWLFDCGEGTQHQILSSPLKLSKLEKIFITHLHGDHVFGLPGLLSSRAYQGGTTPLTVYGPPGTERMIMTTMELSQSRLNYDLSIVEHTGGVLFEDESFIVESALLEHRIDSYGYRITEKDRPGSLDPAKLAEYGLKPGPLFGRLKRGETITLDNGDFLRPEDVLGAPKRGMVITILGDTRPCENVQPLALNADVLVHEATFLHDLADTAHEYYHSTSKQAAEAARAAGAGQLIMTHFSSRYKDEDQLQPLLEEAQSIFPNTTLAIEHELIPVVHRKSES is encoded by the coding sequence ATGGAACTATATTTCCTGGGAACTAACGCTGGTGTACCGACGCTTCAGCGGAATGTAACTTCCATAGGGCTGCGCATGTTGGATGAGCGTAGAGCATTGTGGTTGTTTGACTGCGGGGAAGGAACCCAGCATCAGATTTTAAGTTCTCCGCTTAAATTGAGCAAATTGGAGAAAATATTTATAACCCATTTACATGGAGATCATGTATTTGGACTTCCAGGTCTGCTCTCCAGCAGAGCATATCAGGGTGGTACTACGCCGTTAACGGTGTATGGTCCGCCAGGAACTGAACGAATGATCATGACAACCATGGAGCTGAGTCAATCACGTCTAAACTATGATCTAAGCATTGTAGAGCATACAGGCGGAGTGCTTTTCGAAGACGAGAGCTTCATTGTGGAATCTGCGTTGCTGGAACATCGTATCGACAGTTATGGGTATCGGATTACCGAAAAGGATCGTCCGGGCAGTCTGGATCCTGCAAAACTGGCTGAGTATGGCCTGAAGCCAGGGCCGCTATTTGGTCGCTTGAAGCGGGGAGAAACGATTACCCTCGACAACGGGGACTTCCTTCGCCCAGAAGATGTGTTGGGTGCACCCAAGCGAGGGATGGTCATTACCATCTTGGGAGATACGCGTCCATGTGAAAATGTACAGCCACTTGCACTAAATGCGGATGTTCTTGTGCACGAAGCTACGTTTCTGCATGATTTGGCTGATACGGCTCATGAGTACTATCATAGTACATCGAAGCAAGCGGCTGAGGCGGCAAGAGCGGCAGGTGCAGGACAGCTGATCATGACCCATTTTAGCTCTCGTTACAAAGATGAGGATCAGCTGCAGCCACTTCTGGAAGAAGCACAGTCGATATTCCCGAATACAACACTTGCGATTGAGCACGAGCTTATTCCAGTTGTTCACCGTAAGAGCGAATCCTAA